CACCTGTAGCTACTCCACCTGGTTCCCTAGTAACAATCGTATCAAAAGTTGCCTCTAATTTTAAAGCGACTTGTTGTAATACTGTAGTTTTGCCCGAACCTTCTGGCCCTTCAAACGTAATAAATGCTGACATTTTATTCATCCTTAATTTCTATATAATTATTTTCAATACCTTCTACCCTTAAATTTTGGGTAGACCAATAATGCAATAATTCTACCATATTTGCTGATATTTTTTCTCCTTTTAACATAATTGGTATACCAGGAGGATAAGGTACAATATGATTCGCCAAAATTTCACCTTTAGCGTCTTCAATGTTAATCTTACGTGTCTTACTATTAACACTATATGTATAATAGCCAATATCCGTCGTAGTAATTTGTCTTTCTGGGATTTTTATAGGTTGTTTAGTTAGCTGAATACGATCTATTCTTGCTAATAATTCACTATACAGATAGTTATCATGTTTATGCCATAAAGGTAATACAAGTAACACTTGCTTTTCATCAGCTAATTCTATGTATATTGATTGCGCTTCAAATAATGCTTGTAACTCATAACCATCATAGGCACTATGTGACAAACATAGTTTTAAAGGATCATCTACTTTTGTCACCGTGATTCCTTGTTGTTCCAAGTGAGTTATTAACTTCTGACGTCGTTCAAAAAATAAATCAGTTTGATAATTCTTATAAAATTGATGCGCTAATTCTAAACTCGACATTAGTAAGTACGAAGGACTCGAGGATTGAAAGTAACTCAAGTAATTTATTACCTGTTGTTTCATTGGTGCATCTTTATGTATAAATAGTACAGAACTCATAGTCAATGCAGGTAATGTTTTATGATATGATTGCACCACAAAATCTGCGCCCATATTCAATGCAGATCGTGGAAAGCCTTCTAGATCAAAGTGCGCACCATGTGCTTCGTCAACTAATACCGGTATTTGCAATTGATGTAAATGATTAATCTGTGATTTTATATCAAAACACTCCCCATAATAATTAGGGTATGTAATTACAGCTAACTTATGATTCTCTTTAAAATGATGTATATTTTTATATTTTGGTCCTAAGTATTGATGTGTATCGTCACTTGCAT
The genomic region above belongs to Staphylococcus durrellii and contains:
- a CDS encoding Orn/Lys/Arg family decarboxylase — its product is MTLPLINKFQSLMNETPISMHVPGHKNNTIGNLNQLNINMDMTEITGLDDLHHPEDVLYKSMANISKHDDYETFYLVNGTTAGILSVIQAFAYLSGDYIIPRNAHKSVFHGLELARGNAFLMAMDASDDTHQYLGPKYKNIHHFKENHKLAVITYPNYYGECFDIKSQINHLHQLQIPVLVDEAHGAHFDLEGFPRSALNMGADFVVQSYHKTLPALTMSSVLFIHKDAPMKQQVINYLSYFQSSSPSYLLMSSLELAHQFYKNYQTDLFFERRQKLITHLEQQGITVTKVDDPLKLCLSHSAYDGYELQALFEAQSIYIELADEKQVLLVLPLWHKHDNYLYSELLARIDRIQLTKQPIKIPERQITTTDIGYYTYSVNSKTRKINIEDAKGEILANHIVPYPPGIPIMLKGEKISANMVELLHYWSTQNLRVEGIENNYIEIKDE